A genome region from Microbacterium terricola includes the following:
- a CDS encoding branched-chain amino acid aminotransferase, with translation MTLIDPALAPLEFAVTRNLAAKSPAQRDEILQNPGFGTSFTDHMVDICWSVRGGWHRPRVQPYGPITLDPAAAVLHYGQEIFEGIKAYRHADGSVHTFRPDQNARRLQRSARRLALPELPEEYFLQSLRELIAVDGEWVPSGDDQSLYLRPFMFAKEAFLGVRPAQKVAYYLIASPAGAYFKGGVQPVSIWLSEDYARAGKGGTGAAKTGGNYAASLLPQAEAYEQGCDQVVFLDQDGNVEELGGMNVIFVYKDGTLVTPQSPSILEGITRESILQLARDRGHKVEGRHVSLAEWRDGVASGDIVEVFACGTAAVVTPIGTLKGKDFIDEQPSGTLALSLREELTDIQYGRRDDRHGWLVRLDA, from the coding sequence ATGACCCTCATCGACCCCGCACTCGCTCCGCTCGAGTTCGCCGTGACCCGCAACCTCGCCGCGAAGAGCCCCGCTCAGCGCGACGAGATCCTGCAGAACCCCGGCTTCGGCACCAGCTTCACCGACCACATGGTCGACATCTGCTGGTCGGTCCGGGGCGGCTGGCACCGCCCGCGCGTGCAGCCCTACGGTCCGATCACGCTCGACCCGGCGGCCGCGGTGCTGCACTACGGGCAGGAGATCTTCGAGGGCATCAAGGCCTACCGTCACGCCGACGGCTCGGTGCACACCTTCCGCCCGGATCAGAACGCCCGTCGTCTGCAGCGCAGCGCGCGCCGTCTGGCCCTGCCCGAGCTGCCGGAGGAGTACTTCCTGCAGTCGCTGCGGGAGCTGATCGCCGTCGACGGCGAGTGGGTGCCCTCCGGCGACGACCAGAGCCTCTACCTGCGCCCGTTCATGTTCGCCAAGGAGGCCTTCCTCGGTGTGCGGCCCGCTCAGAAGGTCGCGTACTACCTGATCGCGTCTCCGGCGGGCGCCTACTTCAAGGGCGGCGTGCAGCCGGTGTCGATCTGGCTCTCCGAGGACTACGCCCGCGCGGGCAAGGGCGGCACAGGCGCGGCGAAGACGGGCGGCAACTACGCGGCCAGCCTGCTTCCCCAGGCCGAGGCCTACGAGCAGGGCTGCGACCAGGTCGTCTTCCTCGACCAGGACGGCAACGTCGAGGAGCTCGGCGGCATGAACGTCATCTTCGTGTACAAGGACGGCACGCTGGTCACCCCGCAGTCGCCCTCGATCCTCGAGGGCATCACGCGCGAGTCGATCCTCCAGCTCGCACGCGACCGCGGCCACAAGGTCGAGGGTCGCCACGTGTCGCTCGCGGAGTGGCGCGACGGAGTCGCCTCCGGTGACATCGTCGAGGTGTTCGCGTGCGGCACGGCGGCGGTGGTCACTCCGATCGGCACGCTCAAGGGCAAGGACTTCATCGACGAGCAGCCGTCCGGCACGCTTGCGCTGTCGCTGCGCGAGGAGCTCACCGACATCCAGTACGGCCGTCGCGACGACCGGCACGGCTGGCTGGTGCGGCTCGACGCCTGA
- a CDS encoding MFS transporter translates to MMTLTQELTIADAQGRRVGWRGWAALVVLMLPVLLVSVDNTVLSFALPDIALDLQPTSAQQLWIIDAYPLVLAGLLVTMGTLGDRFGRRRMLLIGATGFAAVSVLAAFAPTAALLIAARAAMGVFGAMLMPSTLSLLRSIFTDRDQRRLAIAVWAAMFSAGAALGPIVGGLLLEHFSWGSVFLMSVPVLVPLLVLAPILVPESRDPHPGRIDPISIALSLATMIPIVYAIKEVAVHGLASPAPLLFLVGAGFGVLFVRRQLRAETPMLDMRLFRRGSFSGALLVNLLSVVALVGFLFYVAQHLQLVIGLNPMNAGFALVPGLVAMIVSGLIVVPIAQRVSARVVVPVALAFSVLGYVLVARSTDPGDVGLLIVAFVALGIGIGAAETVSNELILASAPPDKAGAASAVSETAYELGAVLGTAVLGGILTALYRANVVVPAGIPSDAADAARETLAGAMAISHGLDTALGQTLRDAAAHAFDAGASVTAYIGAGLIVLAAVIAAITLGGTRRIEPSQE, encoded by the coding sequence ATGATGACTCTCACGCAGGAACTCACGATCGCCGACGCGCAGGGCCGACGCGTCGGCTGGCGCGGCTGGGCGGCGCTCGTGGTGCTCATGCTGCCCGTGCTGCTGGTGTCGGTCGACAACACCGTGCTCAGCTTCGCGCTGCCCGACATCGCGCTGGACCTGCAGCCGACCAGCGCTCAGCAGCTGTGGATCATCGACGCCTATCCGCTCGTGCTCGCCGGTCTCCTCGTCACGATGGGGACGCTCGGCGACCGCTTCGGACGACGACGGATGCTGCTCATCGGTGCGACCGGCTTCGCCGCCGTCTCGGTGCTCGCCGCGTTCGCGCCGACCGCTGCGCTGCTCATCGCCGCCCGCGCAGCAATGGGCGTCTTCGGCGCCATGCTGATGCCCTCGACGCTGTCGCTGCTCAGGAGCATCTTCACCGATCGGGATCAGCGACGTCTGGCCATCGCCGTGTGGGCGGCGATGTTCTCGGCCGGTGCGGCGCTCGGTCCGATCGTGGGGGGACTGCTGCTCGAGCACTTCTCCTGGGGATCGGTGTTCCTGATGTCGGTGCCGGTCCTCGTGCCGCTGCTCGTGCTGGCGCCGATCCTCGTGCCGGAGAGTCGCGATCCGCACCCTGGTCGCATCGACCCGATCAGCATCGCGCTGTCGCTGGCGACCATGATCCCGATCGTCTATGCGATCAAGGAGGTCGCCGTCCACGGCCTGGCGAGCCCTGCGCCGCTGCTGTTCCTGGTGGGTGCGGGCTTCGGGGTGCTCTTCGTGCGTCGTCAGCTGCGCGCCGAGACGCCGATGCTCGACATGCGGCTGTTCCGCCGCGGCAGCTTCAGCGGCGCGCTGCTGGTCAACCTGCTCAGCGTGGTCGCACTGGTCGGCTTCCTGTTCTACGTCGCCCAGCACCTGCAGCTGGTCATCGGACTGAACCCGATGAACGCCGGCTTCGCCCTCGTACCCGGCCTCGTGGCCATGATCGTCTCCGGGCTGATCGTCGTGCCGATCGCCCAGCGGGTCTCCGCACGGGTCGTCGTCCCCGTCGCCCTGGCCTTCTCGGTGCTGGGCTACGTGCTGGTCGCGCGGTCGACCGACCCGGGCGACGTCGGCCTGCTCATCGTCGCCTTCGTCGCGCTCGGGATCGGCATCGGCGCCGCCGAGACCGTCTCGAACGAGCTCATCCTCGCCAGCGCGCCACCGGACAAGGCCGGCGCCGCCAGCGCCGTCTCCGAGACCGCGTACGAACTCGGCGCCGTCCTCGGCACCGCCGTGCTGGGCGGCATCCTCACCGCTCTGTACCGTGCGAACGTCGTGGTGCCCGCCGGCATCCCCTCCGACGCCGCCGACGCCGCGCGCGAGACCCTCGCCGGCGCGATGGCCATCTCGCACGGCCTGGACACCGCGCTCGGGCAGACGCTGCGCGACGCCGCGGCCCACGCGTTCGACGCGGGGGCCTCGGTGACCGCGTACATCGGCGCGGGTCTCATCGTGCTCGCCGCGGTGATCGCGGCCATTACCCTGGGAGGAACCCGTCGGATCGAGCCCTCCCAGGAGTAG
- a CDS encoding 3-isopropylmalate dehydrogenase yields MSRVVKLAVIPGDGIGPEVVAEAEKVLDAATAGSAVQFDKTRFSLGAARYLETGDTLTDDDLAAIGGHDAILLGAVGGVPGDPRLKDANIERGLLLKLRFELDHYVNLRPSKLYPGVPGPLAEPGDIDFVVVREGTEGPYVGNGGAIRKGTPQEVANETSVNTAFGVERVVRYAFDLAERRRQKVTLVHKTNVLVHAGGIWQRLVTEVAQEHPGVAVDYLHVDAATIFLVTNPGRFDVIVTDNLFGDILTDLAGAVTGGIGLAASGNINPDGAFPSMFEPVHGSAPDIAGQQKADPTAAILSTALLLDHLGLTDEAQRVTRAVEDDIAARGDSIRTTSQIGDAIAALLQR; encoded by the coding sequence ATGTCGCGTGTCGTGAAGCTGGCCGTCATCCCGGGTGACGGCATCGGACCAGAGGTCGTCGCAGAGGCCGAGAAGGTGCTCGACGCCGCGACCGCGGGATCCGCAGTCCAGTTCGACAAGACCCGCTTCTCGCTCGGCGCGGCGCGCTACCTCGAGACCGGCGACACGCTCACCGACGACGACCTGGCAGCCATCGGAGGGCACGACGCGATCCTGCTCGGCGCGGTCGGCGGCGTGCCGGGCGACCCGCGCCTGAAGGACGCGAACATCGAGCGCGGTCTGCTGTTGAAGCTCCGCTTCGAGCTCGACCACTACGTCAACCTGCGCCCGTCGAAGCTGTACCCCGGGGTGCCCGGACCCCTCGCCGAGCCGGGCGACATCGACTTCGTCGTCGTTCGCGAGGGCACCGAGGGGCCGTACGTGGGCAACGGCGGCGCGATCCGCAAGGGCACGCCTCAGGAGGTCGCGAACGAGACGAGCGTGAACACCGCCTTCGGCGTCGAGCGGGTCGTCCGCTACGCGTTCGACCTCGCCGAGCGACGTCGGCAGAAGGTCACGCTGGTGCACAAGACGAACGTCCTCGTGCACGCCGGCGGCATCTGGCAGCGCCTCGTGACCGAGGTGGCGCAGGAGCACCCCGGCGTGGCCGTAGACTATCTGCACGTCGACGCGGCGACGATCTTCCTGGTCACGAACCCGGGCCGCTTCGATGTGATCGTCACCGACAACCTCTTCGGAGACATCCTCACGGACCTGGCCGGCGCCGTCACCGGTGGCATCGGCCTCGCCGCCTCGGGCAACATCAACCCCGACGGCGCGTTCCCCTCGATGTTCGAGCCCGTGCACGGTTCGGCGCCCGACATCGCGGGACAGCAGAAGGCCGACCCCACGGCCGCGATCCTCTCCACCGCCCTGCTGCTCGATCACCTCGGGCTCACGGACGAAGCACAGCGCGTCACCCGCGCCGTCGAGGACGACATCGCGGCGCGGGGCGACAGCATCCGAACCACATCGCAGATCGGCGACGCCATCGCCGCACTGCTGCAGCGATAG
- a CDS encoding WD40 repeat domain-containing protein, translated as MGGTDAVARRRRSMVPAVVAGVVVTTLLVLPQVVPLTASAAERPVFPRTVAAYSWWTTPLAPGDLERATLIYQNGVGVEFLDAPQAIVLGDDGSTYRRLTVAETRSTPTDQGDPARSVLAPDGTFAVVASGTATGVVTVVDVGDGTTRDLSIGAGRTAVPQSITADGGTVLLLVSDAELSRYASFDFRLSASVATLDLASGAVREHPSVDGVNAASISPDGRLILADTSAGFFLIDVATGDARPVDDLGSGSSVGGAAFSPSGARIATTSITGLQVDDLAQGDSRSWQLDGLDVAVVLGWRDDDTVLVQGLTGGDANTSALAWIDATTGEAEVFSTYTPDLTGAAMWISSAATGLIPEWTVADTRNDRGILPIVLALGAGLVAGLFAWLLTPRRRAAVTTEAPQAAESVQRQAERASAG; from the coding sequence ATGGGGGGAACGGATGCGGTCGCGCGGCGTCGGCGCAGCATGGTGCCGGCCGTGGTGGCCGGCGTCGTGGTGACGACGCTCCTGGTGCTGCCTCAGGTGGTGCCGCTGACGGCGTCCGCTGCGGAGAGGCCGGTGTTCCCGCGGACGGTAGCCGCATACTCGTGGTGGACGACGCCGCTCGCACCGGGGGATCTCGAGCGCGCGACCCTGATCTACCAGAACGGAGTAGGGGTCGAGTTCCTCGACGCCCCGCAGGCGATCGTGCTGGGCGACGACGGCAGCACCTATCGCCGGCTCACCGTCGCCGAGACCCGTTCCACTCCCACGGATCAGGGCGACCCCGCGCGCTCCGTGCTCGCGCCCGATGGGACGTTCGCCGTGGTGGCGAGCGGCACCGCGACCGGCGTGGTCACCGTCGTCGACGTCGGCGACGGGACGACGCGCGACCTCTCGATCGGGGCGGGGCGCACCGCCGTTCCCCAGAGCATCACGGCCGACGGCGGCACCGTGCTGCTGCTCGTCAGCGATGCGGAGCTGAGCCGGTACGCCAGCTTCGACTTCCGACTGTCGGCGTCGGTCGCGACCCTCGACCTCGCGAGCGGGGCGGTGCGTGAGCATCCGTCCGTCGACGGCGTGAACGCCGCATCCATCTCACCGGACGGCCGTCTCATCCTCGCCGACACGTCAGCCGGCTTCTTCCTGATCGACGTCGCGACCGGCGACGCTCGGCCCGTCGATGACCTCGGCTCCGGCTCGTCCGTCGGCGGTGCCGCCTTCTCGCCCTCCGGCGCGCGCATCGCCACGACGAGCATCACGGGGCTGCAGGTCGACGACCTCGCCCAGGGAGATTCCCGCTCGTGGCAGCTCGACGGACTCGACGTCGCCGTGGTGCTCGGCTGGCGTGACGACGACACCGTGCTCGTGCAGGGCCTGACCGGCGGCGACGCGAACACATCCGCGCTGGCCTGGATCGACGCGACGACCGGAGAAGCGGAGGTGTTCAGCACCTACACGCCCGACCTCACCGGCGCCGCCATGTGGATCTCGTCGGCGGCCACCGGACTCATCCCGGAGTGGACCGTCGCCGACACCCGGAACGACCGCGGCATCCTGCCGATCGTGCTCGCCCTCGGTGCGGGGCTCGTCGCCGGGCTGTTCGCGTGGCTGCTCACCCCGCGCCGGCGTGCGGCCGTGACCACCGAGGCGCCGCAGGCGGCCGAGAGTGTGCAGCGACAGGCGGAGCGGGCTTCCGCCGGCTGA
- a CDS encoding transporter has protein sequence MVATLVRLRLLVLANSLRRSTWQLVATVVGGLYALGLLALAVVGLIALGAFGSRALTSTIIVLAGTAVTAGWVVFPLLLSGIDQTLEPARLAQFPLRMRTLLIALTLAGLVGIPGIVTSLAGLSTALAWVRMPAAAAAAVVCAAIGVVTAVVASRTVTAATAGLQSSRRVRELGGVLILIPLFLLGPILIGLIEGIENSAEALPAVATALGWTPVGAAWAVPGAIAAGDVGGAVLRLLIAVATLVVLVAVWRAGLARAMVSRSDASARPVSRGALGVFGRVPQTPAGAVMARCLTYWRRDPRYARQLIVVPLVPLLLWFYAVLTETADLVMWSGPLIGFTLALTLATDISYDGTAFATHVIDGVRGRDDRAGRVAALAVFAIPFTIVLAVVGVALGGAWAHLPALMGLSLGSLLTGFGVVSVSSARFVMAVPEAGGNPFRSAPGASLTTGLQIFVVWGIVLALLVPTIALVVADLFIGGALYGWAALGCGVVTGALVMVGGIRAGGALLDRTAPSLLVQLRRLRGA, from the coding sequence ATGGTTGCGACGCTCGTAAGGCTGCGGCTGCTCGTCCTGGCGAATTCGCTGCGACGCAGCACCTGGCAGCTGGTCGCCACGGTCGTCGGGGGCCTCTACGCGCTCGGGCTCCTCGCCCTGGCCGTGGTCGGCCTGATCGCGCTGGGCGCGTTCGGGTCGCGCGCGCTGACCTCGACGATCATCGTGCTGGCGGGAACCGCTGTGACGGCCGGATGGGTGGTCTTCCCTCTCCTGCTGTCGGGCATCGACCAGACTCTCGAACCGGCGCGGCTCGCGCAGTTCCCGCTGCGGATGCGGACGCTGCTGATCGCCCTCACCCTCGCCGGACTGGTCGGCATCCCCGGCATCGTGACCTCGCTCGCGGGTCTGTCGACCGCGCTGGCCTGGGTGCGCATGCCCGCAGCGGCCGCGGCGGCCGTGGTGTGCGCAGCGATCGGGGTGGTCACGGCGGTGGTGGCCTCGCGCACCGTGACCGCGGCGACGGCGGGACTGCAGTCGAGTCGTCGTGTCCGCGAGCTCGGCGGTGTGCTCATCCTCATCCCGCTGTTCCTGCTCGGGCCGATCCTGATCGGGCTGATCGAGGGGATCGAGAACTCGGCGGAGGCCCTGCCCGCGGTCGCCACCGCGCTGGGCTGGACGCCCGTCGGCGCGGCCTGGGCGGTGCCTGGTGCGATCGCCGCCGGAGACGTCGGGGGAGCGGTCCTGCGCCTGCTGATCGCCGTCGCGACGCTCGTCGTGCTCGTCGCGGTCTGGCGGGCGGGACTGGCCAGGGCGATGGTGTCGCGCAGCGACGCGAGCGCGCGCCCGGTCTCGCGCGGCGCCCTGGGCGTCTTCGGCCGCGTGCCGCAGACGCCGGCCGGCGCGGTGATGGCCCGCTGCCTCACGTACTGGCGTCGCGACCCGCGCTACGCCCGTCAGCTGATCGTGGTGCCGCTGGTGCCGCTGCTGCTGTGGTTCTACGCGGTGCTCACCGAGACCGCCGACCTCGTGATGTGGAGCGGGCCGCTGATCGGCTTCACGCTCGCACTCACGCTCGCGACCGACATCTCGTACGACGGCACCGCCTTCGCGACCCACGTGATCGACGGTGTGCGCGGGCGCGACGATCGCGCAGGGCGGGTGGCCGCCCTCGCGGTCTTCGCGATCCCCTTCACGATCGTGCTCGCGGTGGTCGGCGTCGCCCTCGGCGGGGCGTGGGCGCATCTTCCGGCCCTGATGGGACTCTCGCTGGGATCGCTGCTGACCGGCTTCGGGGTCGTCAGCGTCTCGTCCGCCCGATTCGTCATGGCGGTGCCCGAGGCCGGCGGCAACCCGTTCCGCTCCGCGCCTGGCGCGAGCCTGACGACGGGACTGCAGATCTTCGTCGTGTGGGGCATCGTGCTCGCGCTGCTCGTCCCCACCATCGCGCTCGTCGTCGCCGACCTCTTCATCGGCGGGGCGCTGTACGGCTGGGCGGCGCTGGGCTGCGGCGTGGTGACGGGTGCGCTCGTGATGGTCGGCGGCATCCGCGCCGGCGGCGCGCTGCTCGATCGCACGGCGCCGAGCCTCCTTGTGCAGCTGCGGCGACTGCGCGGCGCCTGA
- the serA gene encoding phosphoglycerate dehydrogenase — MPKPVVLIAEELSPATIDALGPDFEIRHVDGADRSVLLPALAEAHAVLIRSATRMDAEAIAAAPVLKVIARAGVGLDNVDIKAATTAGVMVVNAPTSNIISAAELTIGHILSLARRIPAAHASLADGQWKRSAYTGTELFEKTVGIIGLGRIGALIAARLQAFDMRVVAYDPYVTSARAQQLGVQLLTLDELLEQSDFVTIHMPKTPETTGMISTEQFSLMKPTAFVVNVARGGLIDEEALHAALTSGEIAGAGLDVFTSEPPKADGTAFALLGLPNVVVTPHLGASTDEAQEKAGVSVANSVRLALGGDLVPDAVNVAGGVIDPYVRPGIPLVEKLGQIFASLAHSPLTSLDVEVHGELNDYDVSVLKLAALKGLFTNIVSETVSYVNAPLLAEQRGVEVRLITDDVSDEYRNVITLRGALSDGSQLAVSGTLTGTKQIEKLVGINDYAVELPIERNHIVMLYTDRPGIVAVYGQKFGEAGINIAGMQIARRAAGGQALSVLTVDSPVSDELLDEVRSAIQADLFRQIEITEP, encoded by the coding sequence GTGCCAAAGCCTGTCGTCCTGATCGCCGAAGAGCTCTCTCCCGCCACGATCGACGCACTCGGTCCCGACTTCGAGATCCGCCACGTCGACGGCGCCGACCGGTCCGTGCTGCTCCCGGCTCTCGCCGAGGCGCACGCCGTGCTGATCCGCTCCGCCACCAGGATGGACGCCGAGGCGATCGCCGCCGCGCCCGTGCTGAAGGTGATCGCGCGCGCCGGTGTCGGGCTCGACAACGTCGACATCAAGGCCGCGACCACCGCGGGCGTCATGGTCGTCAACGCGCCGACGTCCAACATCATCTCGGCTGCCGAGCTGACCATCGGCCACATCCTGAGCCTGGCCCGCCGCATCCCGGCCGCGCACGCCTCGCTCGCCGACGGCCAGTGGAAGCGCAGCGCCTACACCGGCACCGAGCTGTTCGAGAAGACCGTGGGCATCATCGGCCTCGGCCGTATCGGTGCGCTCATCGCGGCCCGCCTGCAGGCGTTCGACATGCGCGTCGTCGCGTACGACCCCTACGTCACGAGCGCCAGGGCGCAGCAGCTCGGCGTGCAGCTGCTGACCCTCGACGAGCTGCTCGAGCAGAGCGACTTCGTCACGATCCACATGCCGAAGACGCCCGAGACCACCGGGATGATCAGCACCGAGCAGTTCTCGCTGATGAAGCCCACCGCGTTCGTCGTGAACGTGGCACGGGGCGGGCTCATCGACGAGGAGGCGCTGCACGCCGCCCTCACATCGGGCGAGATCGCCGGCGCCGGCCTCGACGTGTTCACGAGCGAGCCCCCGAAGGCCGACGGCACCGCGTTCGCGCTGCTCGGACTGCCCAACGTGGTCGTCACGCCCCACCTCGGCGCCTCGACGGATGAGGCGCAGGAGAAGGCGGGCGTCTCGGTCGCGAACTCGGTGCGGCTCGCCCTCGGCGGCGACCTCGTCCCCGACGCGGTCAACGTCGCCGGCGGCGTCATCGACCCGTACGTGCGGCCGGGCATCCCGCTCGTCGAGAAGCTCGGGCAGATCTTCGCGTCGCTCGCGCACTCGCCGCTCACCTCCCTCGACGTCGAGGTGCACGGCGAGCTCAACGACTACGACGTGAGTGTGCTCAAGCTCGCCGCGCTCAAGGGGCTGTTCACCAACATCGTGAGCGAGACCGTCTCGTACGTGAACGCGCCCCTGCTGGCCGAGCAGCGCGGCGTCGAGGTGCGCCTGATCACCGACGACGTCAGCGACGAGTACCGCAACGTCATCACGCTGCGCGGCGCCCTCTCGGACGGCTCGCAGCTGGCTGTCTCGGGCACGCTCACCGGCACCAAGCAGATCGAGAAGCTCGTCGGCATCAACGACTACGCGGTCGAGCTGCCGATCGAGCGCAACCACATCGTGATGCTCTACACCGACCGCCCGGGCATCGTCGCCGTCTACGGCCAGAAGTTCGGCGAGGCGGGCATCAACATCGCCGGGATGCAGATCGCCCGCCGCGCCGCCGGCGGTCAGGCCCTCTCGGTGCTGACGGTCGACTCGCCGGTCTCGGATGAACTGCTCGACGAGGTGCGCTCGGCCATCCAGGCCGATCTGTTCCGCCAGATCGAGATCACCGAGCCGTAG
- a CDS encoding TetR/AcrR family transcriptional regulator: MSRPPRARESVLDAFEALLVDEGERAATMDATARAAGVSKGGLLYHFGSKDALETALIDRLRALVDEDIEEISAADEGPIAYFLRSSAMEDDALDRAIIAVSRLAQGGSAAAGETLRDIRRRWEDALRPHAKDAAALDLVMLVSDGLYFNNALQGGAIPGPVPTGAGMDDLIALVERAARD; this comes from the coding sequence ATGAGCAGACCGCCGCGTGCCCGCGAGAGCGTCCTCGATGCGTTCGAGGCGCTCCTCGTCGATGAGGGCGAGCGCGCCGCGACCATGGACGCCACCGCGCGCGCGGCCGGCGTCTCCAAGGGCGGCCTGCTCTATCACTTCGGCTCCAAGGACGCGCTCGAGACGGCACTGATCGACCGACTCCGCGCACTCGTCGACGAGGACATCGAGGAGATCTCGGCTGCCGACGAGGGGCCGATCGCGTACTTCCTGCGGTCGTCGGCGATGGAGGACGACGCCCTCGATCGCGCGATCATCGCGGTGTCGCGGCTCGCGCAGGGCGGCAGCGCCGCTGCGGGCGAGACGCTCCGCGACATCCGCCGGCGCTGGGAGGACGCGCTCCGACCCCACGCGAAGGATGCGGCGGCCCTCGACCTCGTGATGCTGGTCAGCGACGGGCTCTACTTCAACAATGCGCTGCAGGGCGGCGCCATCCCCGGGCCCGTGCCCACGGGCGCGGGGATGGACGACCTGATCGCCCTCGTCGAGCGGGCTGCGCGCGACTGA
- a CDS encoding ABC transporter ATP-binding protein has translation MPAIELTGLTKRFGEKVAVDDLHLTVPAGSFYGLVGPNGAGKTTTLSMATGLLRPDAGRATILGVDMWADPLRAKGLIGNLADGVKLFDRLTGEQLITYNGMLFGLDREMVAQRTADLLRLLDLESAAGTLVVDYSAGMTKKVALACALVHAPRILVLDEPFESVDPVSAANIRDILTGFVRGGGTVVVSSHVMDLVQRMCDHVAVVSAGRVLAAGTVDEVRGGGSLEDRFVELVGGRHHAEGPEWLRRS, from the coding sequence ATGCCCGCGATCGAGCTGACCGGGCTGACCAAGCGCTTCGGCGAGAAGGTGGCCGTCGACGACCTGCACCTCACGGTGCCGGCCGGCTCGTTCTACGGTCTCGTCGGCCCGAACGGCGCGGGCAAGACCACCACGCTCTCGATGGCGACGGGGCTGCTGCGGCCCGATGCCGGCAGGGCGACGATCCTCGGCGTCGACATGTGGGCCGACCCGCTGCGCGCGAAGGGCCTCATCGGGAACCTCGCCGACGGCGTGAAGCTCTTCGACCGGCTCACCGGCGAGCAGCTGATCACCTACAACGGGATGCTGTTCGGTCTCGACCGTGAGATGGTCGCGCAGCGCACGGCCGACCTCCTGCGGCTGCTGGACCTCGAGAGCGCCGCGGGCACGCTGGTGGTCGACTACTCCGCGGGCATGACCAAGAAGGTCGCGCTCGCGTGCGCGCTCGTGCACGCGCCCCGCATCCTCGTCCTCGACGAGCCGTTCGAATCGGTGGATCCGGTGTCGGCGGCGAACATCCGGGACATCCTCACCGGCTTCGTGCGCGGCGGCGGAACCGTCGTGGTCTCCAGCCATGTGATGGATCTGGTGCAGCGCATGTGCGACCACGTCGCCGTCGTCTCGGCGGGGCGGGTCCTCGCGGCCGGAACCGTCGACGAGGTGCGCGGCGGGGGCTCCCTGGAGGACCGCTTCGTCGAGCTCGTCGGAGGACGCCACCACGCCGAAGGGCCGGAATGGTTGCGACGCTCGTAA